A single window of Leptolyngbya ohadii IS1 DNA harbors:
- a CDS encoding GIY-YIG nuclease family protein, translating into MPTNDSDLQAQAQEILDTIAFIPFEQCQPLTRDFDHIPARPGIYAVRHRTEGLLYIGKTKSLRGRFSGGHKAFLWAWLDQYQSEDVRIAVQIIPYRGSPALLLELEAIILRATEPPYNVKIPMEE; encoded by the coding sequence ATGCCGACAAACGATTCCGATCTTCAAGCTCAGGCTCAGGAAATTCTGGATACGATCGCCTTCATCCCCTTTGAGCAATGCCAACCTTTAACCCGTGACTTTGACCACATTCCTGCTCGTCCTGGTATTTATGCAGTGAGACACAGAACGGAAGGGCTGCTGTATATCGGCAAGACCAAAAGTTTAAGAGGACGTTTTAGCGGTGGGCATAAAGCCTTTTTGTGGGCGTGGCTCGACCAGTATCAAAGTGAAGATGTACGGATTGCGGTTCAGATCATCCCGTATCGTGGAAGTCCCGCATTACTATTAGAGCTAGAAGCCATCATCTTGAGAGCAACTGAGCCTCCCTACAACGTTAAAATTCCGATGGAGGAATAA
- a CDS encoding ATP-dependent Clp protease ATP-binding subunit yields MFERFTEKAIKVIMLAQEEARRLGHNFVGTEQILLGLIGEGTGVAAKVLKSMGVNLKDARIEVEKIIGRGSGFVAVEIPFTPRAKRVLELSLEEARQLGHNYIGTEHLLLGLIREGEGVAARVLENLGVDLSKVRTQVIRMLGETAEVSAGGSQGRTKTPTLDEFGSNLTQMAAEGKLDPVVGRQKEIERVIQILGRRTKNNPVLIGEPGVGKTAIAEGLAQRISNNDVPDILEDKRVVTLDIGLLVAGTKYRGEFEERLKKIMDEIRQAGNVILVIDEVHTLIGAGAAEGAIDAANILKPALARGELQCIGATTLDEYRKHIERDAALERRFQPVMVGEPSVPETIEILHGLRDRYEQHHKLKISDEALEAAAKLSDRYISDRYLPDKAIDLIDEAGSRVRLINSQLPPAAKELDKELRQVLKEKDDAVRSQDFDRAGELRDREMEIKAQIRSIAQNRKTESTDGGDDSPVVDEEDIAHIVASWTGIPVNKLTESESEKLLHMEDTLHTRMVGQEEAVKAISRAIRRARVGLKNPNRPIASFIFSGPTGVGKTELAKTLASYFFGSEEAMIRLDMSEYMERHTVSKLIGSPPGYVGYNEGGQLTEAVRRRPYTVVLFDEIEKAHPDVFNMLLQILEDGRLTDAKGRTVDFKNTLLIMTSNIGSKVIEKGGGGLGFDFTSESQDEANYNRIRSLVNEELKQYFRPEFLNRLDEIIVFRQLKKDEIKLIANILLKEVTGRLTEQGITLEVTERFMERLIEEGYNPSYGARPLRRAIMRLLEDSLAEEILSGRIKGGDTAVVDISEDGQVQVRQGEKRELLPQAVE; encoded by the coding sequence ATGTTTGAACGCTTCACAGAAAAAGCCATTAAGGTGATTATGCTTGCCCAGGAAGAAGCCCGTCGCCTGGGACATAACTTCGTGGGTACAGAGCAGATCCTCCTGGGTCTGATTGGAGAAGGGACCGGCGTCGCCGCCAAAGTGCTGAAGTCGATGGGGGTTAACCTCAAAGACGCTCGGATCGAAGTCGAGAAAATTATTGGTCGCGGCTCTGGCTTCGTCGCAGTCGAAATTCCCTTCACGCCTCGCGCTAAGCGGGTTCTAGAGCTATCGCTTGAGGAAGCTCGCCAGCTTGGTCACAACTACATTGGTACGGAGCATTTGCTGCTCGGACTCATCCGCGAAGGCGAAGGGGTTGCCGCACGAGTGCTGGAAAACCTTGGCGTAGACCTCTCGAAGGTTCGGACGCAGGTGATCCGGATGCTGGGCGAAACTGCCGAAGTGTCTGCCGGAGGAAGTCAAGGACGCACCAAGACTCCCACCCTGGACGAGTTTGGCTCTAACCTGACTCAGATGGCAGCCGAAGGCAAGCTTGATCCTGTTGTGGGTCGCCAGAAAGAAATCGAGCGGGTGATTCAGATCCTCGGTCGTCGTACCAAAAACAACCCGGTGTTGATTGGAGAACCCGGTGTGGGTAAAACGGCGATCGCGGAAGGTCTGGCACAGCGCATCTCCAACAACGATGTCCCCGATATCCTCGAAGATAAGCGTGTGGTCACGCTGGACATTGGTTTGCTGGTGGCAGGTACGAAGTATCGCGGTGAATTTGAGGAACGCCTCAAGAAGATCATGGATGAAATCCGCCAGGCGGGGAACGTCATCCTGGTCATTGACGAGGTTCACACGCTAATCGGTGCGGGTGCGGCAGAAGGCGCGATCGACGCTGCCAACATCCTGAAGCCTGCGCTGGCACGGGGCGAACTCCAGTGTATCGGTGCGACGACGCTGGACGAATACCGCAAGCACATTGAGCGGGACGCTGCCCTGGAACGCCGCTTCCAGCCCGTGATGGTGGGCGAACCTTCTGTCCCGGAAACGATCGAAATTCTGCATGGTCTGCGCGATCGCTACGAGCAGCACCACAAGCTGAAGATTTCCGACGAGGCTCTGGAAGCTGCCGCGAAGCTGTCTGACCGCTACATCTCCGATCGCTATCTGCCGGATAAGGCGATCGACTTGATTGACGAAGCAGGCTCTCGCGTCCGTTTGATCAACTCCCAGTTGCCCCCGGCAGCGAAGGAGCTGGACAAGGAACTGCGTCAGGTTCTCAAAGAGAAAGACGATGCGGTGCGTTCCCAGGACTTTGACCGGGCAGGTGAACTGCGCGATCGGGAAATGGAAATCAAGGCGCAAATCCGCTCGATCGCTCAAAACCGCAAGACTGAATCAACCGATGGAGGAGACGATTCTCCGGTCGTGGACGAAGAGGACATTGCACATATTGTTGCCTCCTGGACTGGCATTCCGGTGAACAAGCTGACGGAATCCGAATCCGAGAAGCTGCTGCACATGGAAGACACCCTGCATACGCGCATGGTGGGTCAGGAAGAGGCAGTGAAGGCAATCTCCCGCGCCATCCGTCGTGCCCGTGTGGGTCTGAAGAATCCCAACCGTCCGATCGCAAGCTTTATCTTCTCTGGTCCCACTGGGGTCGGTAAGACTGAACTGGCGAAGACGCTGGCATCCTACTTCTTCGGCTCCGAGGAAGCGATGATCCGTCTGGATATGTCGGAGTACATGGAGCGGCACACCGTTTCTAAGCTGATTGGTTCGCCTCCCGGCTATGTGGGCTACAACGAAGGCGGTCAGTTAACGGAAGCTGTGCGTCGTCGTCCCTACACCGTCGTTCTGTTTGACGAGATTGAGAAGGCGCACCCGGATGTGTTCAACATGCTGCTGCAAATCCTGGAAGACGGTCGCCTGACCGATGCGAAGGGGCGCACAGTAGACTTTAAGAACACGCTGCTGATCATGACCTCGAACATTGGTTCTAAGGTGATTGAGAAGGGCGGCGGCGGACTCGGCTTCGACTTTACTTCGGAAAGCCAGGACGAAGCGAACTACAACCGCATTCGATCGCTGGTGAACGAAGAGCTGAAGCAATACTTCCGTCCGGAGTTCTTGAACCGTCTGGATGAAATCATCGTCTTCCGTCAGCTCAAGAAGGACGAGATCAAGCTGATTGCCAACATTCTGCTGAAGGAAGTGACGGGTCGCCTCACCGAGCAGGGCATCACCCTCGAAGTTACGGAACGCTTCATGGAGCGTCTGATCGAAGAGGGCTACAACCCCAGCTACGGTGCACGTCCACTCCGTCGGGCAATCATGCGTCTCCTGGAAGACTCGCTGGCAGAAGAAATTCTGTCCGGTCGAATCAAGGGTGGCGATACCGCAGTGGTGGACATCAGTGAAGACGGACAGGTACAGGTTCGTCAGGGCGAGAAGCGCGAACTGCTGCCTCAAGCCGTTGAGTAA
- a CDS encoding GNAT family N-acetyltransferase has translation MNFLKLEPLTADLLPAVVELDRRCLGGLWSLDGYRREIESPNSDLLVLKRDLILSSADCEVYEGIDSGGVELRPAFAPQPPINGGLPNRSLQKNSKLRASEICDSDNPVDIQSPPLVGDLGGDAGSITSNQQPSSVSLIGLGCLWSIAEEAHITVLAIDPDYRQLGLGQAILYALLVSAEQRGLEWATLEVRAGNAAAIRLYEKFGFREVGRRKGYYSDGEDALILWRSGLQKPEFRLWVQECERTVRDRLKQAGYEIILEPALQTAFT, from the coding sequence GTGAATTTCCTCAAATTAGAGCCACTGACCGCTGATTTGCTTCCCGCAGTGGTAGAACTCGATCGGCGCTGCCTGGGCGGGCTGTGGTCGCTGGACGGCTATCGCAGAGAGATTGAAAGTCCGAATAGCGATTTGCTGGTGTTGAAGCGGGATTTGATTCTCTCTTCGGCAGACTGTGAAGTGTACGAAGGGATAGATTCTGGTGGGGTAGAGTTACGTCCTGCATTCGCCCCCCAACCCCCCATAAATGGGGGACTTCCGAACCGTTCTCTTCAGAAAAATTCCAAGCTTCGCGCCTCTGAAATCTGTGATTCAGACAATCCAGTCGATATTCAAAGTCCCCCACTGGTGGGGGATTTAGGGGGCGATGCAGGCTCCATAACTTCCAACCAGCAACCCTCCTCCGTCTCTCTCATCGGTCTAGGCTGTCTCTGGTCGATCGCAGAAGAGGCACATATAACAGTATTGGCGATCGATCCCGACTACAGGCAACTCGGTTTAGGGCAAGCCATCCTCTACGCGCTTCTCGTCTCAGCGGAACAACGAGGCTTAGAGTGGGCAACACTGGAAGTTCGGGCGGGCAATGCGGCAGCAATCCGTTTATACGAGAAGTTTGGCTTTCGGGAAGTGGGGCGGCGCAAAGGGTATTACTCGGATGGCGAGGATGCGCTGATTTTGTGGCGAAGTGGACTCCAAAAACCGGAATTTCGGCTGTGGGTGCAGGAGTGCGAGCGGACAGTGCGCGATCGGCTGAAGCAGGCGGGATACGAAATAATCCTGGAACCTGCCCTACAAACGGCGTTTACCTAA
- the lysA gene encoding diaminopimelate decarboxylase has product MVSTPTVEVAQSGRQYIATEVSASASPNQFLLPLTAQVNAQDHLEIGGCDVVDLVKRFGSPLYVLDEETLRTACRQYRQAFQKYYPAESLVIYASKAWNCLAVNAIVASEGLGIDVVSGGELYTALQAGLKPEVTYFHGNNKSVEELQYAIESGCTIVADNWHELKTLVALKPATPVRIMLRITPGIECHTHEYIRTGHIDSKFGFDPDQLESVFQYVSQQPELNCVGLHAHIGSQIFEIQPHGDLGSVMVQWMSKAAQYGLPVTELDIGGGLGIRYTESDDPPSIEEWVKVVCEGVVKACEAQGVPLPRLIAEPGRSLIGSACVTAYTIGGQKTIPGIRTYVSVDGGMSDNPRPITYQSVYRAVAANRMSAPATETVTVAGKHCESGDIVIKQASLPETESGDVLVVMATGAYNYSMSSNYNRLPRPAAVLVNQGEASIILQRETYQDLIRQDSLPERLIQA; this is encoded by the coding sequence ATGGTTTCAACTCCGACTGTCGAGGTCGCCCAATCTGGTCGTCAATACATCGCGACCGAGGTTTCTGCCAGCGCCTCACCCAACCAATTTTTGCTGCCGCTCACCGCACAGGTTAACGCGCAGGATCATCTTGAGATTGGCGGCTGTGATGTCGTCGATCTGGTGAAACGCTTTGGTTCACCGCTATACGTCCTGGACGAGGAAACCCTTCGCACCGCCTGTCGGCAATATCGGCAAGCCTTCCAGAAATACTATCCGGCAGAATCGCTGGTGATCTACGCCTCGAAAGCCTGGAATTGCCTTGCGGTGAATGCGATCGTCGCGAGCGAAGGACTGGGGATCGATGTGGTATCCGGCGGCGAACTCTACACGGCACTGCAAGCCGGATTGAAGCCCGAAGTCACCTATTTCCACGGCAATAACAAGTCGGTGGAAGAACTCCAGTATGCGATCGAGTCGGGATGTACGATCGTTGCCGATAACTGGCACGAACTGAAAACCCTGGTGGCGTTGAAGCCTGCTACGCCAGTTCGGATCATGCTGCGGATTACACCGGGAATCGAGTGCCATACCCATGAGTACATCCGCACCGGACATATCGACAGTAAGTTTGGCTTCGACCCGGATCAGCTTGAATCGGTCTTCCAATATGTGAGTCAGCAGCCGGAACTGAACTGCGTCGGCTTACACGCCCATATCGGCTCTCAGATTTTTGAAATCCAGCCCCACGGCGATCTGGGCAGCGTGATGGTGCAGTGGATGAGCAAGGCGGCACAGTATGGCTTACCCGTGACGGAACTCGATATCGGCGGCGGCTTAGGCATTCGCTACACTGAGTCCGACGATCCGCCCAGCATTGAGGAATGGGTAAAGGTAGTTTGTGAGGGAGTCGTCAAAGCCTGCGAAGCTCAAGGCGTGCCCCTCCCCAGACTGATTGCCGAACCCGGACGATCGCTGATTGGCTCTGCCTGTGTCACGGCTTATACGATCGGCGGACAAAAGACGATTCCGGGAATTAGAACCTACGTCAGCGTCGATGGCGGGATGTCGGATAACCCGCGTCCCATCACCTACCAGTCGGTTTATCGGGCGGTGGCGGCAAATCGGATGTCTGCCCCTGCCACGGAAACGGTTACTGTTGCCGGAAAGCACTGCGAATCGGGCGATATTGTGATCAAACAGGCAAGCCTGCCCGAAACAGAATCCGGCGATGTGCTGGTCGTGATGGCGACGGGAGCTTATAACTACAGCATGTCGTCTAACTATAATCGTCTGCCCCGTCCGGCGGCGGTTTTAGTGAATCAAGGCGAAGCAAGTATCATTCTGCAACGGGAAACCTATCAGGATTTGATCCGGCAGGATTCCCTACCAGAACGATTAATTCAGGCGTGA
- the cdaA gene encoding diadenylate cyclase CdaA: MLLPVIDVGLVLVLTYMILVIIGERRTLWMVRGLIILMLASALGSALRLRLLTFVLEKLVIGSAVAMALILQGEFRRSLEQLGRGEILQLLRPAKEAIPKPDSVIDEIVDAVKELSQNRTGALLILETNGTIDERDFSVPGVRLNAEVSKELIQTIFQTTTLLHDGATLIRGSRVVAAGVILPISERTASRQLGTRHRAAMGITERVENCVCVVVSEETGSISLAERGILNRPLTSSKLRELLRQKFSQTVDREVVAPQLRSLGRQLGTRIAALVSRLFRFSSSASREKK, from the coding sequence TTGCTGCTGCCTGTCATCGATGTCGGCTTGGTGCTGGTATTGACCTATATGATCCTGGTGATTATCGGTGAACGGCGAACCCTCTGGATGGTGCGCGGCTTAATTATCCTGATGCTCGCTTCTGCTCTTGGAAGTGCGCTCAGATTGCGGCTGCTCACCTTTGTTCTGGAGAAGCTGGTCATTGGTTCTGCGGTGGCAATGGCGCTCATTTTGCAGGGGGAGTTTCGGCGATCGCTCGAACAGCTTGGTCGCGGGGAAATCCTCCAGTTGCTTCGTCCTGCAAAGGAAGCAATTCCTAAACCAGATAGCGTGATTGACGAAATTGTGGATGCGGTCAAAGAGCTTTCCCAAAACCGAACCGGGGCACTGCTGATTCTGGAAACCAACGGAACGATCGACGAGCGGGATTTTTCTGTTCCCGGTGTCCGGCTGAATGCTGAGGTGTCAAAAGAGCTGATTCAGACGATTTTCCAAACCACCACGCTGCTGCACGATGGAGCAACCCTAATTCGCGGCTCACGGGTGGTCGCGGCAGGTGTGATTCTGCCCATCTCCGAGCGAACGGCTTCCCGACAGTTGGGGACACGCCATCGGGCGGCGATGGGAATTACGGAAAGAGTCGAAAATTGCGTTTGCGTCGTTGTATCTGAAGAAACGGGGTCGATTTCTCTGGCAGAAAGGGGTATTCTCAATCGACCCCTAACCAGCAGTAAACTGAGGGAGTTGCTCAGACAAAAGTTTTCCCAGACGGTCGATCGCGAAGTGGTCGCGCCGCAGTTGCGAAGTCTTGGTCGTCAACTCGGTACTCGGATAGCCGCGCTGGTTTCACGCCTGTTTCGCTTTTCATCATCGGCTTCACGGGAGAAAAAATGA
- the uppS gene encoding polyprenyl diphosphate synthase encodes MTAQSITAQQTLLQALPPDLDRGRLPKHVAVIMDGNGRWAKQRGLPRIMGHRRGVDTLKDLLRCCRDWGIEALTAYAFSTENWGRPLEEVDFLMTLFERVLRQELREMMAENVRIRFVGNLAALPKSLQEEITKAVEATRNNPGIQFTVATNYGGRQEILQACRSIAAQVKEGLLDPSQIDEALFEQHLYTAGNSDPDLLIRTSGEMRISNFLLWQVAYAELYVTNTLWPDFNRAEFHQAISSYQQRDRRFGKV; translated from the coding sequence ATGACGGCACAATCAATCACGGCACAACAAACCCTGCTGCAAGCCCTACCGCCTGACCTGGATCGGGGGCGATTGCCCAAGCACGTCGCAGTCATTATGGACGGCAATGGACGCTGGGCAAAACAGCGAGGTCTCCCCCGGATTATGGGACATCGGCGGGGGGTGGATACGCTCAAAGATTTGCTGCGCTGCTGTCGAGATTGGGGGATTGAAGCCTTAACCGCCTACGCCTTTTCCACGGAGAACTGGGGTCGTCCGTTGGAGGAGGTTGATTTTTTAATGACCCTGTTTGAGCGAGTCCTGCGGCAGGAACTCCGGGAAATGATGGCGGAAAACGTCCGTATTCGCTTTGTCGGCAACTTAGCCGCCCTTCCCAAGTCGCTCCAGGAAGAGATTACCAAAGCCGTTGAAGCAACCCGCAATAATCCAGGAATCCAGTTCACCGTCGCCACGAACTACGGCGGACGACAGGAAATTCTTCAGGCTTGCCGATCGATCGCCGCCCAGGTCAAGGAAGGCTTGCTCGATCCTAGCCAAATTGACGAAGCTCTGTTTGAACAGCATCTTTACACCGCAGGCAATAGCGACCCAGATCTGCTGATTAGAACCAGCGGCGAGATGCGGATCAGTAATTTCTTGCTGTGGCAGGTGGCATACGCCGAACTCTACGTCACAAACACCTTGTGGCCCGACTTCAACCGAGCGGAATTTCATCAGGCAATTTCGTCCTACCAGCAGCGCGATCGGCGCTTTGGCAAGGTTTGA
- a CDS encoding glutamine amidotransferase-related protein, with translation MEKILVVVHQETSDPGLVGQVLRQMGYGLDIRCPAIGATLPETMDEHAGAVIFGGPMSANDDDTLLFIRQELDWISIALESGKPYLGICLGAQMLARVLGARVAPHPEDLREIGFMPVQPVSLKDNRGDLNPFAGLTHVYHWHKEGFELPHGAELLVTGETFQNQAYRYGDQAYGVQFHPEITRSMIDLWTEKAAEQLVLPGAQPYDQHVDGFDRHGATVERWLRNFLRYWLLDSEELALGA, from the coding sequence GTGGAAAAAATACTCGTCGTCGTCCATCAGGAAACGTCCGATCCGGGACTCGTGGGGCAGGTTTTGCGGCAAATGGGCTATGGGCTGGATATTCGCTGTCCGGCAATTGGCGCGACGCTGCCCGAAACGATGGACGAACATGCAGGCGCAGTGATTTTCGGCGGTCCCATGAGTGCCAACGACGACGACACCCTGCTCTTTATTCGCCAGGAACTCGACTGGATTTCGATCGCCCTGGAGTCTGGTAAACCCTATCTGGGAATTTGCCTGGGTGCCCAGATGCTAGCCAGAGTGCTAGGGGCGAGGGTAGCTCCCCATCCAGAAGATCTCCGCGAAATTGGCTTTATGCCCGTTCAGCCCGTCTCCCTGAAGGACAACCGGGGCGATCTCAATCCCTTTGCCGGACTTACCCACGTCTATCACTGGCACAAGGAGGGCTTTGAACTTCCTCATGGCGCAGAGTTATTGGTGACTGGCGAAACCTTTCAAAATCAGGCTTACCGCTACGGCGACCAGGCTTACGGCGTACAGTTCCACCCGGAAATTACGCGATCGATGATTGACCTGTGGACAGAAAAAGCTGCTGAACAGCTTGTCCTTCCTGGCGCTCAACCCTACGACCAGCACGTTGATGGATTCGATCGCCACGGAGCCACCGTTGAGCGATGGTTAAGAAATTTCCTGCGTTACTGGCTCTTGGACTCGGAAGAGCTTGCACTGGGGGCGTAG
- a CDS encoding 4a-hydroxytetrahydrobiopterin dehydratase, translating to MNELWRSLYRLISFKWKLHRFVLAIALALLGVGLVFGSPLGVRSSLAQTPELLSTKSTVHRLAEPESPESMSTSLLSTHDLDTLLNDLPGWQIERGKLHRQFQFASFVEAFGFMSSVALVAESMGHHPEWFNVYNRVTVDLTTHDAGGITMKDVQLARRMNQLAG from the coding sequence ATGAACGAGTTGTGGCGATCGCTCTATCGTCTCATTTCCTTCAAATGGAAACTGCATCGCTTTGTCCTTGCGATAGCATTGGCTCTATTAGGGGTGGGTTTGGTTTTCGGTTCTCCGCTAGGCGTGCGATCGAGCCTTGCCCAGACTCCTGAATTATTATCGACCAAATCGACTGTGCATCGTCTCGCTGAACCGGAGAGTCCTGAGTCTATGTCTACTTCCTTGCTGTCTACCCACGATCTGGATACCCTGCTAAACGACCTTCCCGGCTGGCAGATCGAACGGGGAAAACTGCATCGCCAGTTCCAGTTTGCGTCCTTCGTGGAGGCGTTTGGCTTTATGTCGAGCGTTGCCCTTGTTGCCGAGTCGATGGGGCATCATCCAGAGTGGTTTAATGTCTACAATCGCGTTACGGTTGACCTCACCACCCACGACGCAGGCGGCATTACCATGAAAGATGTGCAGCTGGCTCGCCGCATGAACCAGCTAGCAGGCTAA
- the topA gene encoding type I DNA topoisomerase produces MSTLVIVESPTKAKTIRNYLPRGYQVEASMGHVRDLPQTAKEIPESVKSEEWAKIGVNVDANFEPLYVIPQDKKKVVKALKDALKNADELVLATDEDREGESISWHLLQVLQPKVPIKRMVFHEITEEAIQEALQNCRDVDEQLVRAQETRRILDRLVGYTLSPLLWKKIAWGLSAGRVQSVAVRLLVSRERQRRAFRKGSYWDLKAILSKDDTPFEARLVNLRGTRVANGSDFDENTGQVFAGRNVLLLEEAEARSLVDRIQSQQWEVTNLEERASTRKPSPPFTTSTLQQESNRKLKLSARDTMRVAQSLYEQGYITYMRTDSVNLSQQAIVAARACVEQMYGKEYLSPEPRRYSTKSKGAQEAHEAIRPAGSSFRTPQETGLSGREFQLYDLIWKRTVATQMAEVRQRNITVQLQVGDAGFRATGKRIDFAGFFRAYVEGSDDPDAAIESQDIPLPALQVGDRPGCQDLEAIGHETQPPARFTEASLVKTLESEGIGRPSTYASIIGTIIDRGYAQMSNNALVPTFTAFAVTGLLEKHFPDLVDTSFTARMEQTLDEISTGEAQWLPYLKQFYRGDQGLENQVKQQEDQIDPTEARTLDLEGLEAKVRIGKYGAYLEVDGEEGAVKASIPLDLTPADLDPEQVEVLLRQKTEGPDKVGFHPETGEPIYMRIGPYGHYVQLGDESEANPKPKRASLPKGMNPQNMTLETAVGLLALPRTLGVHPETGGKIQANLGKFGPYVVHDQGKEGKDYRSIKGDDDVLTISLDRALQMLSEPKAGRGRGKSTTPIRELGAHPADGEPVNIYSGPYGPYVKHGKVNASLPEGETVEGITLDKAVQALKEKEGTKKKGSKTSKTSKSSTSKSSTKKTAAKSDSTVEENDTAENKTTKAKTTKKTTSTKTAAKKTTKSAAKSTKTSAKSKASS; encoded by the coding sequence ATGTCAACTCTGGTTATTGTTGAATCTCCTACCAAAGCAAAGACGATCCGTAACTATCTGCCGCGCGGCTATCAGGTCGAAGCGTCGATGGGGCACGTTCGCGATTTGCCACAAACCGCCAAAGAGATTCCTGAATCGGTCAAGTCGGAAGAGTGGGCAAAAATTGGCGTGAACGTAGACGCAAATTTCGAGCCGCTCTACGTGATTCCGCAGGACAAAAAGAAGGTCGTCAAGGCACTCAAGGATGCTCTGAAAAACGCCGACGAACTGGTACTGGCAACGGACGAAGACCGGGAGGGCGAAAGCATTAGCTGGCACTTGCTCCAGGTGCTTCAGCCGAAGGTGCCGATCAAGCGAATGGTGTTCCACGAAATCACCGAAGAGGCGATCCAGGAAGCTCTGCAAAACTGCCGCGATGTAGACGAGCAGTTGGTTCGCGCCCAGGAAACCCGCCGCATCCTCGATCGCCTCGTGGGATATACTCTGTCTCCCCTGCTCTGGAAGAAAATTGCCTGGGGCTTGTCTGCGGGTCGGGTTCAGTCCGTGGCGGTCAGACTGCTGGTGAGCCGGGAACGGCAGCGTCGCGCTTTCCGCAAAGGCTCCTACTGGGACTTGAAAGCCATCCTCAGCAAGGACGATACCCCCTTTGAGGCAAGACTGGTCAACCTGCGCGGCACCAGGGTTGCCAACGGCAGCGACTTTGACGAAAACACCGGACAAGTCTTCGCCGGACGCAATGTTCTCCTGCTAGAAGAAGCCGAAGCCCGATCGCTGGTCGATCGCATTCAGTCCCAGCAGTGGGAAGTCACCAACCTGGAGGAACGCGCCTCTACGCGGAAACCCTCGCCGCCCTTCACCACTTCCACGCTGCAACAGGAATCGAACCGCAAGCTGAAGCTGTCCGCCCGCGATACGATGCGTGTGGCTCAGAGCCTCTACGAGCAGGGTTACATCACATACATGCGAACGGACTCCGTGAACCTGTCTCAGCAGGCGATCGTTGCTGCTAGAGCTTGTGTGGAGCAGATGTACGGCAAGGAATATCTGAGTCCAGAGCCGCGCCGCTATTCCACCAAGAGCAAGGGCGCACAGGAGGCACACGAAGCAATCCGTCCCGCAGGCAGCAGCTTTCGCACACCCCAGGAAACCGGACTGTCTGGACGTGAGTTTCAGCTTTATGACCTGATCTGGAAGCGCACCGTCGCCACCCAGATGGCAGAAGTGCGTCAGCGCAACATCACCGTCCAACTTCAGGTGGGAGATGCCGGATTCCGTGCCACCGGAAAGCGAATTGATTTTGCCGGATTCTTCCGCGCCTATGTAGAAGGGTCGGACGATCCGGATGCGGCGATCGAAAGTCAGGATATCCCCTTGCCTGCGTTGCAAGTGGGCGATCGTCCCGGCTGTCAGGATTTGGAGGCGATCGGGCACGAAACCCAGCCCCCCGCACGATTCACGGAAGCCTCACTGGTGAAAACGCTGGAAAGTGAGGGAATTGGTCGTCCGAGTACCTACGCCAGCATTATCGGCACGATTATCGATCGGGGCTATGCCCAGATGTCGAACAATGCCCTCGTTCCCACGTTTACTGCCTTCGCGGTGACGGGACTGCTAGAGAAGCATTTCCCCGACCTAGTGGACACCAGCTTTACGGCGCGAATGGAACAAACCCTGGACGAAATTTCTACCGGGGAAGCGCAGTGGTTGCCCTACCTAAAGCAGTTCTACCGGGGTGACCAGGGCTTAGAAAATCAGGTGAAGCAGCAAGAAGATCAGATCGATCCGACTGAGGCTCGCACCCTGGATTTAGAAGGACTGGAGGCAAAAGTCCGCATCGGCAAATACGGGGCATACCTGGAAGTCGATGGCGAAGAGGGAGCCGTGAAAGCTTCGATTCCGCTAGACCTGACTCCTGCCGACCTCGACCCAGAGCAAGTCGAAGTCCTGCTGCGCCAAAAAACCGAAGGTCCAGACAAGGTGGGCTTCCATCCGGAAACGGGTGAGCCGATCTACATGAGAATTGGTCCCTACGGGCACTACGTCCAGTTGGGCGACGAAAGCGAAGCCAATCCCAAACCGAAGCGGGCATCTCTGCCCAAAGGCATGAATCCGCAGAACATGACCCTGGAAACGGCGGTCGGACTGCTGGCACTGCCTCGCACTCTGGGCGTTCACCCGGAAACGGGCGGCAAGATTCAAGCAAACCTGGGTAAATTTGGTCCCTACGTGGTGCATGACCAGGGCAAGGAAGGCAAGGACTATCGCTCGATCAAAGGCGATGATGACGTACTGACCATTAGCCTCGATCGCGCCCTGCAAATGCTGTCTGAGCCAAAAGCCGGAAGGGGACGGGGCAAATCGACCACGCCAATCCGCGAACTGGGCGCACACCCCGCAGACGGTGAACCTGTGAATATCTACAGTGGTCCCTATGGTCCCTATGTGAAGCACGGCAAGGTGAATGCTTCCCTACCAGAAGGCGAAACGGTGGAAGGAATTACGCTCGACAAGGCGGTGCAGGCTCTCAAGGAAAAGGAGGGCACGAAGAAAAAAGGAAGCAAGACCAGCAAGACGAGTAAATCTTCGACCAGTAAATCCTCGACTAAGAAAACGGCTGCGAAATCTGACAGCACGGTAGAGGAAAACGATACGGCAGAAAACAAAACGACCAAAGCCAAGACCACGAAGAAGACAACCAGCACGAAAACTGCTGCTAAGAAAACTACGAAGTCGGCAGCGAAGAGTACGAAGACCAGCGCAAAGTCGAAGGCTTCTTCTTAG